One window of Triticum dicoccoides isolate Atlit2015 ecotype Zavitan chromosome 5A, WEW_v2.0, whole genome shotgun sequence genomic DNA carries:
- the LOC119301388 gene encoding mitochondrial outer membrane porin-like, giving the protein MGGPGLYSGIGKKAKDLLYRDYQTDHKFTLTTYTANGAAITATSTKKADLILGEIQSQIKNKNITVDVKANSASNVITTITADDLAAPGLKTILSFAVPDQKSGKVELQYLHDYAGINASIGLTANPVVNLSGAFGTSALALGADVSLDTATKNFTKYNAALSYTNQDLIASLNLNNKGDSLTASYYHIVEKSGTAVGAELTHSFSSNENSLTFGTQHTLDPLTLVKARINNSGKASALIQHEFMPKSLCTISAEVDTKAIEKSSKVGIAIALKP; this is encoded by the exons ATGGGCGGCCCAGGCCTCTACTCCGGGATCGGCAAGAAGGCCAAGG ATCTACTGTACAGGGACTACCAGACCGACCACAAGTTCACCCTCACCACCTACACCGCCAATGGCGCC GCAATTACTGCTACCAGTACAAAGAAGGCTGATCTTATACTCGGTGAGATCCAATCACAGATCAAGAACAAAAACATCACTGTAGATGTGAAGGCCAACTCAGCATCGAAT GTCATTACTACAATTACCGCTGACGATCTTGCAGCACCAGGGCTGAAGACCATCTTGAGCTTTGCTGTTCCTGATCAGAAATCTGGAAAG GTTGAGCTCCAGTACTTGCATGATTATGCTGGTATTAATGCAAGCATTGGCTTGACTGCCAATCCTGTAGTCAACCTCTCCGGCGCGTTCGGAACTAGTGCTCTAGCTCTTGGTGCTGATGTGTCGCTTGATACAGCCACCAAGAATTTCACCAAATACAATGCTGCACTTAGCTACACTAACCAGGATCTTATCGCATCCCTGAACCt GAACAACAAGGGAGACAGCCTGACTGCATCCTATTACCACATTGTGGAGAAATCCGGCACAGCTGTTGGGGCAGAGCTGACCCACAGCTTCTCAAGCAACGAGAACAGCCTCACCTTCGGCACCCAGCATACCCTGGACCCGCTCACCCTTGTGAAGGCCCGGATCAACAACTCTGGCAAGGCCAGCGCGCTGATCCAGCACGAGTTCATGCCAAAGTCGCTGTGCACCATCTCGGCGGAGGTGGACACCAAGGCCATCGAGAAGAGCTCGAAGGTCGGCATTGCTATTGCTCTCAAGCCTTGA